From a region of the Tenggerimyces flavus genome:
- a CDS encoding alpha/beta hydrolase family protein, with protein sequence MEVLELVDPARRRWDGTGPRPVRTYVWRPPAERPPLALLSHGHGGHARELGWLAEALVATGFAVAAPEHHGCTANDEVPEGFAFGWERARDLSFVLDHLDDVSMQETVAVGNSGGAYAVAALLGARLDRDVYQGLMAAESELRTELLRRNPDLLSDDLLAAATASYADDRVTAAFLMAPVLGTMLDRRSLSAIDKPVRIRWGEADDIAPPGENALVYLDAIPGATGESLPCGHLEFSGDIDDPRDIRGQVAAEVVAFVRGVAPYPASGRSTWRPPHVKGGEVNRSKQRSGCCRVGEQFVEGGGGPGEPIVGRKIEARRGRR encoded by the coding sequence GTGGAGGTGTTGGAGCTCGTCGATCCGGCGCGGCGGCGGTGGGATGGCACCGGCCCGCGACCGGTGCGGACGTACGTCTGGCGGCCGCCTGCCGAGCGGCCACCGCTCGCCCTGCTGTCGCACGGCCACGGTGGCCATGCGCGCGAGCTCGGCTGGCTCGCCGAGGCCCTCGTGGCGACCGGCTTCGCGGTCGCTGCCCCCGAGCACCACGGCTGCACGGCGAACGACGAGGTCCCCGAGGGCTTCGCGTTCGGCTGGGAACGGGCTCGCGATCTGTCCTTCGTGCTCGACCACCTCGACGACGTCTCCATGCAGGAGACGGTCGCCGTCGGCAACTCCGGCGGCGCCTATGCCGTCGCCGCGCTGCTCGGCGCCCGGCTGGACCGCGACGTCTACCAGGGCCTGATGGCCGCCGAGAGCGAGCTGCGGACCGAACTCCTCCGCCGCAACCCGGACCTGCTCTCCGACGACCTGCTGGCGGCGGCCACGGCCTCGTACGCGGACGACCGGGTGACCGCCGCGTTCCTGATGGCGCCCGTCCTGGGCACGATGCTCGACCGGCGTTCCCTGAGCGCCATCGACAAGCCGGTCCGGATCCGTTGGGGCGAGGCCGACGACATCGCCCCGCCTGGCGAGAACGCGTTGGTCTACCTCGACGCGATCCCCGGCGCGACCGGGGAGTCCCTGCCCTGCGGGCATCTCGAGTTCTCCGGCGACATCGACGATCCCCGCGATATCCGCGGCCAAGTCGCCGCGGAGGTGGTCGCGTTCGTGAGGGGTGTCGCGCCTTACCCGGCCAGTGGCCGCTCTACCTGGCGTCCACCCCACGTAAAGGGGGGCGAGGTCAACCGGTCGAAGCAACGGTCAGGCTGCTGCCGGGTTGGCGAGCAGTTCGTTGAGGGCGGGGGCGGGCCGGGCGAACCCATCGTCGGACGAAAGATCGAGGCTAGGCGCGGCCGGAGATGA
- a CDS encoding ABC transporter ATP-binding protein — protein sequence MPTRADVTRWLPPSIKGLLSVLGLLPKLSRRRTAVMVAGVLVQSFVPVAAGVLTGLLIGGIPEAVRTGESERSIWLLVAIGGLVVVERATAPILQATAATLGRDVDRYLQERVMEAVGQPTGIQHLEDPEVINKIRTARGLSVDAENAGRAIEALPGVIPSWLRALASVAVLFFFHWWLGLIWLVMWPIVVHLMQREYFRVGAVTYNQSNELRRSEYYRDLALTPGPAKEIRIWGMLDWLLERFDTSFRTAIEPVWKTRKPRKSVMYGTTSAILLVNLLTYVLLVYAGVNGVLSLAAIAVFIQALAGANSYTAFDDNNVYLSRAAVTVPKILSMADELSSQRVELAQTAPRELPPNAPREQISFQATTFRYPNADRDALAGLDLDIEAHRSLAIVGDNGAGKTTFVKLLCRLYEPTSGQITVDGTPLGELDPRAWRERIAVLFQDFARYPLTAKENVGLGAPSHNRDLERLEYAAERAGALDVIRNLPNGWDTILSREFTGGVDLSGGQWQRIALARAMFAVDAGARVLVLDEPTAALDVRAEAELYDRFLELTEGLTTCLISHRFSTVRRADRIVVMTEGGVIEDGTHDELIERDGRYAHMFALQAERFRAEA from the coding sequence ATGCCAACTCGAGCTGACGTCACGCGGTGGTTGCCGCCGTCGATCAAGGGTCTGCTCTCCGTTCTCGGGCTGCTCCCCAAGCTGAGCCGCCGCCGGACCGCGGTCATGGTCGCCGGAGTGCTGGTCCAGTCGTTCGTCCCGGTCGCCGCCGGCGTGCTGACCGGGCTGCTGATCGGCGGCATCCCCGAGGCGGTCAGGACCGGCGAGTCCGAGCGCAGCATCTGGCTGCTGGTCGCGATCGGCGGGCTCGTCGTCGTGGAACGTGCCACCGCCCCGATTCTGCAGGCCACGGCCGCCACGCTCGGGCGCGACGTCGACCGGTACCTGCAGGAACGCGTCATGGAGGCCGTCGGACAACCCACCGGCATCCAACACCTCGAGGACCCCGAGGTCATCAACAAGATCCGCACCGCGCGCGGCCTGTCCGTCGACGCCGAGAACGCGGGTCGCGCGATCGAGGCCCTGCCCGGCGTGATCCCGTCCTGGCTCCGCGCGCTCGCCTCCGTCGCGGTCCTCTTCTTCTTCCACTGGTGGCTCGGCCTGATCTGGCTGGTGATGTGGCCGATCGTCGTGCACCTCATGCAGCGCGAGTACTTCCGCGTCGGTGCCGTCACGTACAACCAGAGCAACGAGCTCCGCCGCAGCGAGTACTACCGCGACCTCGCGCTCACGCCAGGGCCGGCCAAGGAGATCCGCATCTGGGGCATGCTCGACTGGCTGCTCGAACGGTTCGACACCTCGTTCCGCACCGCGATCGAACCGGTCTGGAAGACCCGGAAGCCCCGGAAGTCGGTGATGTACGGGACGACCAGCGCGATCCTGCTCGTCAACCTGCTCACCTACGTCCTGCTCGTCTACGCGGGCGTGAACGGTGTGCTCTCACTCGCCGCGATCGCGGTCTTCATTCAGGCGCTCGCCGGCGCCAACTCGTACACGGCGTTCGACGACAACAACGTCTACCTCTCCCGCGCCGCCGTCACGGTTCCGAAGATCCTCAGCATGGCCGACGAGCTGTCGAGCCAGCGCGTCGAGCTGGCGCAGACAGCGCCGCGCGAGCTTCCACCGAACGCGCCGCGCGAGCAGATCTCCTTCCAGGCAACGACGTTCCGCTATCCGAACGCCGACCGCGACGCCCTCGCCGGCCTCGACCTGGACATCGAGGCGCACAGGTCGCTCGCGATCGTCGGCGACAACGGAGCCGGCAAGACGACGTTCGTCAAGCTGCTCTGCCGCCTGTATGAGCCGACCAGCGGGCAGATCACCGTCGACGGCACGCCACTCGGCGAGCTCGACCCGCGAGCCTGGCGCGAACGGATCGCCGTCCTCTTCCAGGACTTCGCCCGCTATCCCCTTACCGCCAAGGAGAACGTCGGCCTCGGCGCGCCGAGCCACAACCGCGATCTCGAACGGCTCGAGTACGCCGCCGAACGCGCCGGCGCCCTCGACGTCATCCGCAACCTGCCGAACGGCTGGGACACCATCCTCTCCCGCGAGTTCACCGGCGGCGTCGACCTGTCCGGCGGGCAGTGGCAGCGAATCGCCTTGGCCCGTGCGATGTTCGCCGTCGACGCGGGAGCGCGCGTGCTCGTACTCGACGAGCCGACCGCGGCGCTCGACGTCCGCGCCGAGGCCGAGCTGTACGACCGGTTCCTCGAGCTCACCGAAGGCCTCACGACCTGCCTGATCTCGCACCGGTTCTCCACCGTCCGGCGTGCCGATCGCATCGTGGTGATGACCGAGGGCGGCGTGATCGAGGACGGTACGCACGACGAGCTGATCGAACGCGACGGCCGCTACGCGCACATGTTCGCCTTGCAGGCCGAGCGATTCCGAGCGGAGGCATGA
- a CDS encoding ABC transporter ATP-binding protein, with translation MSESFEAFRRTIGFGFKAAPLQATGQLLTGVVMAAGPPILVWAGKVFVDAVSAQDLETGLWAVALLAVGVGVLMLNVFIYCNCVFAVLERTRALADRKLMETFGGADSLAHHEHPEYLDQVHRIREERDGLGQMTNATAGIVRSLSTLVAVSVLLAQVHPALLALAALGGVSVFVGRKTRDLQVAAQEETSEAERLRRDLFELGTNGSSGKELRVFGLTDELVRLHHKASDPVVAVRHRADWKGAVLQSLDALLSAAGYVGAVVFVISLALNGRATPGDVVLAVGLAANLGWAARTMVSYGTNFLRTLRVARRFLWLERYAVRVARTPENPLSVPASVQDGIELRDVTFAYPETDRLILDRLSLQLPAGSVVALVGENGAGKTTLVKLLSGFYVPDSGSVLVDGTPIERFPLAEWQSRVSATFQDHAAFEFVARETVGVGDLRRLSDEGAVRTALDRAGATSVIDVLPDGLESQLGTQWDGVDLSGGQWQKLALGRGLMRQDPLLVVFDEPTAALDPQTEHALFTRFAEAARDSRSRGTVTLLVSHRFSTVRMADLIVVLDSGSVLELGSHAELMAHGGLYAELYGLQSRAYQ, from the coding sequence ATGAGCGAGTCGTTCGAGGCGTTCCGCCGGACGATCGGGTTCGGCTTCAAGGCGGCACCGCTGCAGGCCACGGGACAGCTGCTCACCGGCGTGGTCATGGCCGCGGGTCCACCGATCCTGGTCTGGGCCGGCAAGGTGTTCGTCGACGCCGTCTCCGCGCAGGACCTGGAGACAGGTCTCTGGGCCGTCGCGCTCCTCGCGGTCGGCGTGGGCGTGCTGATGCTGAACGTCTTCATCTACTGCAACTGCGTGTTCGCCGTCCTCGAACGTACCCGCGCGCTCGCCGACCGCAAGCTGATGGAGACGTTCGGCGGCGCGGACAGCCTCGCGCACCACGAGCATCCGGAGTACCTCGACCAGGTCCATCGCATCCGCGAGGAACGCGACGGACTCGGCCAGATGACCAACGCCACAGCGGGAATCGTCCGTTCGCTGAGCACGCTCGTGGCGGTCTCCGTACTCCTCGCGCAGGTCCATCCCGCGCTGCTCGCCCTCGCGGCCCTCGGCGGGGTCTCGGTCTTTGTCGGACGCAAGACCCGCGACCTCCAGGTCGCGGCGCAGGAGGAGACGAGCGAGGCCGAACGCCTGCGGCGGGACCTGTTCGAGCTCGGCACGAACGGCTCGTCGGGCAAGGAGCTGCGGGTGTTCGGGCTGACGGACGAGCTCGTTCGCCTGCACCACAAGGCTTCCGACCCCGTCGTCGCGGTCCGCCATCGGGCGGACTGGAAGGGCGCGGTACTGCAGTCGCTCGACGCTCTGCTCTCGGCCGCGGGGTACGTCGGCGCGGTCGTGTTCGTGATCTCGTTGGCGCTGAACGGGCGCGCGACGCCGGGTGACGTCGTCCTCGCGGTCGGGCTCGCGGCCAACCTGGGCTGGGCGGCGCGGACCATGGTGTCGTACGGCACGAACTTCCTGCGTACGTTGCGGGTTGCCCGTCGGTTCCTGTGGCTCGAGCGGTACGCCGTCCGGGTCGCCCGGACCCCCGAGAACCCGCTGTCGGTGCCGGCATCGGTGCAGGACGGGATCGAGCTGCGGGACGTCACGTTCGCCTATCCCGAGACCGACCGGCTGATCCTCGACCGCCTCTCGCTCCAGCTGCCGGCCGGCTCGGTCGTCGCGCTCGTGGGCGAGAACGGAGCGGGCAAGACCACGTTGGTCAAGTTGCTCAGCGGTTTCTACGTGCCGGACTCGGGCTCGGTGCTCGTCGACGGGACGCCGATCGAGCGGTTCCCGCTGGCGGAGTGGCAGTCGCGGGTCAGCGCGACGTTCCAGGACCACGCGGCGTTCGAGTTCGTCGCCCGCGAGACCGTGGGGGTTGGCGATCTGCGGCGGCTCTCCGACGAGGGCGCGGTCCGTACGGCGCTGGACCGGGCGGGCGCGACGTCGGTGATCGACGTTCTGCCGGATGGCCTGGAGAGTCAGCTCGGCACCCAGTGGGACGGGGTGGACCTGTCCGGTGGGCAGTGGCAGAAGCTCGCGCTCGGGCGGGGCTTGATGCGGCAGGACCCTTTGCTGGTGGTGTTCGACGAGCCGACCGCGGCGCTGGACCCGCAGACCGAGCACGCGCTGTTCACCCGCTTCGCCGAAGCCGCGCGCGACTCCCGTTCCCGCGGCACCGTGACGCTGCTCGTGTCGCACCGCTTCTCGACCGTACGGATGGCCGACCTGATCGTCGTCCTCGACTCCGGCAGCGTGCTCGAGCTGGGGTCGCACGCCGAGCTGATGGCCCATGGCGGCCTGTACGCGGAGCTGTACGGCCTGCAGTCGCGGGCGTACCAATGA
- the rnhA gene encoding ribonuclease HI: protein MDTAVEIYTDGACSGNPGPGGWGALLRYGAYEKELYGSESVTTNNRMELMGAIMALESLTRPSVVVLHTDSVYVRSGITSWIHNWKKRGWLTSAKKPVMNEDLWRRLDTAAGVHEVDWRWVKGHSGDPGNERADGLACKGRDEASSATRSAAAS from the coding sequence ATGGACACGGCTGTCGAGATCTACACCGACGGGGCCTGCAGCGGGAATCCCGGGCCCGGTGGCTGGGGTGCGCTGCTGCGGTACGGCGCGTACGAGAAGGAGCTGTACGGCAGCGAGTCCGTCACGACCAACAACCGGATGGAGCTGATGGGCGCGATCATGGCGCTCGAGAGCCTCACGCGGCCGTCCGTCGTGGTACTGCACACCGACAGCGTGTACGTGCGGAGTGGGATCACCAGCTGGATCCACAACTGGAAGAAGCGCGGCTGGCTGACCTCGGCCAAGAAGCCAGTGATGAACGAGGACCTCTGGCGCCGCCTCGACACCGCAGCCGGCGTGCACGAGGTCGACTGGCGCTGGGTCAAGGGCCACAGCGGCGACCCCGGCAACGAGCGCGCGGACGGCCTGGCCTGCAAGGGCCGCGACGAAGCCTCCAGCGCCACCCGCTCGGCCGCCGCGAGCTAG
- a CDS encoding multidrug transporter: MVLRRMRTLAVLELANVIIISVALLAVFRMPPTVSNLTGLVLVAAFLVEGGVYWWLKARQLVTRAPAPAGMATFRLLRRVNVVLLAAGAVVIAADSVASGMGVRSWPGVALWVFAVLEYVNYFHVQLMHDTRADLARLFTRGLHRSHLARDLTARR; encoded by the coding sequence ATGGTTCTTCGCCGGATGCGCACCCTCGCCGTGCTCGAGCTCGCGAACGTGATCATCATCTCGGTCGCGCTGCTTGCCGTCTTCCGGATGCCGCCCACGGTGTCCAACCTGACCGGCCTCGTGCTGGTGGCGGCGTTCCTCGTGGAGGGCGGCGTCTACTGGTGGCTCAAGGCGCGCCAGCTGGTGACCAGGGCTCCAGCGCCGGCTGGCATGGCGACATTCCGGCTGCTGCGACGTGTGAACGTGGTCCTGCTGGCCGCGGGCGCGGTGGTCATCGCGGCCGACTCGGTGGCGAGCGGCATGGGCGTACGGAGCTGGCCGGGCGTGGCGTTGTGGGTCTTCGCGGTGCTGGAGTACGTGAACTACTTCCACGTTCAGCTCATGCACGACACCCGCGCCGACCTCGCCCGTCTGTTCACCCGCGGCCTGCACCGTTCGCACCTGGCGCGCGACCTCACCGCGCGGCGGTGA
- the moeZ gene encoding adenylyltransferase/sulfurtransferase MoeZ, with product MSFPPLVEPAASLSVDEVRRYSRHIIIPDVGMDGQKRLKNAKVLVIGAGGLGSPALLYLAAAGVGTLGIVDFDTVDESNLQRQVIHGQSDVGKPKARSAKESIQEINPFVEVILHETRLDSDNALEVLGDYDLILDGTDNFATRYLVNDAAVILGKPYVWGSIYRFEGQVSVFWAEQGPHYRDLYPEPPPPGMVPSCAEGGVLGVLCASIGSVMVNEAIKLITGIGDPLIGRLLIFDALEMSWRELKINRDPETAPVTELIDYEAFCGVISDEAAEAAVDSTIDVRTLKQWLDEREAGQRDFELVDVREPNEYEIVNIPGAVLIPKGEFLTGEAFEKLPKDKQIVLHCKVGGRSAEALAAAKGAGFSDAVHVGGGILAWVSQIEPDKPSY from the coding sequence GTGTCCTTTCCGCCGCTCGTCGAACCCGCCGCGTCTTTGTCGGTCGATGAGGTGCGTCGCTATTCGCGCCACATCATCATCCCCGACGTCGGCATGGACGGGCAGAAGCGCCTGAAGAACGCGAAGGTCCTGGTCATCGGCGCCGGTGGCCTCGGCAGCCCCGCGCTGCTCTATCTGGCCGCCGCCGGTGTCGGCACGCTCGGCATCGTCGACTTCGACACCGTCGACGAGTCCAACCTGCAGCGCCAGGTCATCCACGGCCAGTCCGACGTCGGCAAGCCGAAGGCGCGCAGCGCCAAGGAGTCGATCCAGGAGATCAACCCGTTCGTCGAGGTGATCCTGCACGAGACGCGGCTGGACTCCGACAACGCGCTCGAGGTGCTCGGTGACTACGACCTGATCCTCGACGGCACCGACAACTTCGCGACGCGTTACCTGGTGAACGACGCCGCCGTGATCCTCGGCAAGCCGTACGTCTGGGGCTCGATCTACCGGTTCGAAGGCCAGGTCAGCGTGTTCTGGGCCGAGCAGGGTCCGCACTACCGCGACCTCTACCCCGAGCCCCCGCCGCCCGGCATGGTCCCGTCCTGCGCCGAGGGCGGCGTGCTCGGCGTGCTGTGCGCCTCCATCGGCAGCGTGATGGTGAACGAGGCCATCAAGCTCATCACCGGCATCGGCGACCCGCTGATCGGCAGGCTGTTGATCTTCGACGCGCTGGAGATGTCGTGGCGCGAGCTCAAGATCAACCGCGACCCGGAGACCGCCCCGGTGACGGAGCTGATCGACTATGAGGCATTCTGCGGAGTGATTTCCGACGAGGCAGCGGAGGCAGCGGTGGACTCCACGATCGACGTACGCACCCTCAAACAGTGGCTGGACGAGCGCGAGGCTGGTCAGCGCGACTTCGAGCTGGTCGACGTACGCGAGCCGAACGAGTACGAGATCGTCAACATCCCCGGCGCGGTACTGATCCCGAAGGGCGAGTTCCTCACCGGCGAGGCGTTCGAGAAGCTGCCCAAGGACAAGCAGATCGTGCTGCACTGCAAGGTCGGCGGACGTTCGGCCGAGGCGCTGGCCGCGGCCAAGGGCGCGGGCTTCTCCGACGCTGTGCACGTCGGCGGCGGGATCCTCGCGTGGGTCTCCCAGATCGAGCCGGACAAGCCTTCCTACTGA
- a CDS encoding MGMT family protein — translation MPTEEYVERVLAVVERIPPGTVLAYGDIAEYLGEGGPRQVGWVMSHYGGGVPWWRVVRADGSPHEANAGEAIRQLRSEGTPFRPTGDPARVDMRQARWDGKQPKKLSRRRKVATAAPGD, via the coding sequence ATGCCAACGGAGGAGTACGTCGAGCGCGTGCTCGCGGTCGTGGAACGCATCCCGCCCGGCACGGTGCTCGCGTACGGCGACATCGCCGAGTACCTCGGTGAGGGTGGCCCTCGCCAGGTCGGCTGGGTGATGTCCCACTACGGCGGCGGCGTCCCCTGGTGGCGCGTCGTCCGCGCCGATGGCAGCCCGCACGAAGCGAACGCGGGCGAGGCGATCCGGCAGCTGCGCTCGGAGGGCACGCCGTTCCGCCCCACCGGCGATCCGGCGCGGGTGGACATGCGCCAGGCGCGCTGGGACGGGAAGCAGCCGAAGAAGCTCAGCCGACGCCGCAAGGTGGCGACTGCGGCCCCTGGCGACTAG
- a CDS encoding ATP-dependent helicase — translation MPAPAYRLVRRPRTHQAAPALDAAQRAVVDHRGGPLLVLAGPGTGKTATLVEAAADRIERDGLNPGQVLALTFGRRAAAELRDRIAARLDRTIREPLARTFHSYAFGLLRREAVLNALPTPRLLAGPEQDLLIRDLLRGDVEEFQARDWPELVRPALLTRGFAQELRDLLLRAAERGIDPPSLAKLGKANKRDDWVSAAKFARQYEAVTALRPETPALDPAELVRAAVDLLRTDKKLLEEEREARSVVLVDEYQDADPAQEELLQLLAGGGRDLIVVGDPDQSIYAFRGAEVDGIRDFAQRFKRADGADARTVALTTSRRAGTNLLAASRRVAAKLGGPPAHRRLVPASTNDGSLEVHLFRSANQEAAYAAQRLREAHLVEGIPWSRMAVLVRAATQVPVLRRSLAMAGVPATVRLEELALVDQPAVRPLLTLLELAAGRRELDTNVAVELLTSPFGGADVLALRRLRQELRRFELANGGTKASAELLVEVIQQPLELTPLDENAMRPAHRIAELLQLATKAIDDDAATAESVLWAMWNGANVADRWAARAAAGGPGAATADRDLDAVTALFDTVQRFVDRLPAAGPAVFLDHLLGQEIPADTLAPRAPDGDAVAVLTAHAAKGLEWEVVAVAGVQEGVWPDLRIRGSLLGSEQLVDLVAGRDSSPAFAVARMLAEERRLFYVAVTRARRQLLVTAISDEESHPSRFLDELAPWTGPGDERPFTRVPRGLDLASVVAELRSVVCAPEGSDEARRQAAAHELARLAAAGVRGAHPGSWYALPPLSDDGPLRRPHESVRVSPSKVEAFSRCALRWLLEASGGSAGDEVRQGIGNLVHDLASAGVDIDELLDEFEERWPEIDAGTGWYADRQHTQARDIVERLAGWLRGNPRALVAAEEGFEVQVGRAKLTGRIDRLERDSEGRLIVVDLKTGKSRPARADLPEHPQLGAYQLAVQRGGFAEAAGGETRSGGAMLVHLGTGAKAAEQHQPPIEQAEDPEWAERLVRNTAEGMAGAAFLAADNRWCNVCDVRRSCPVHVEGGQVTP, via the coding sequence ATGCCTGCTCCGGCCTACAGACTCGTTCGCCGGCCCCGCACTCACCAAGCGGCGCCGGCGCTCGATGCTGCCCAGCGAGCAGTCGTCGATCATCGAGGTGGTCCGCTGCTCGTTCTCGCGGGCCCGGGCACCGGCAAGACCGCCACGCTCGTCGAGGCCGCGGCCGACCGGATCGAACGGGACGGCCTCAACCCCGGCCAGGTCCTCGCGCTCACGTTCGGACGCAGAGCAGCCGCCGAGCTCAGAGACCGCATCGCGGCAAGGCTCGACCGCACCATCCGCGAGCCGCTGGCCAGAACGTTCCACTCCTACGCGTTCGGCCTCCTCAGACGCGAAGCCGTCCTCAACGCCCTCCCCACGCCACGCCTGCTCGCCGGACCCGAGCAGGACCTCCTCATCCGCGACCTGCTCAGAGGCGACGTCGAGGAGTTCCAAGCCCGCGACTGGCCCGAGCTAGTCAGACCCGCCCTCCTCACCAGAGGCTTCGCGCAGGAGCTCCGCGACCTCCTCCTCAGAGCGGCCGAGCGCGGCATCGACCCACCAAGCCTCGCCAAGCTCGGCAAGGCAAACAAGCGCGACGACTGGGTCTCCGCCGCCAAGTTCGCCAGGCAGTACGAGGCAGTCACCGCCCTCCGACCCGAAACCCCAGCCCTCGACCCCGCCGAGCTGGTGCGAGCCGCCGTCGACCTGCTTCGCACCGACAAGAAGCTGCTCGAAGAAGAACGCGAAGCACGGTCCGTCGTCCTCGTCGACGAGTACCAGGACGCCGACCCCGCCCAGGAGGAGCTGCTCCAGCTCCTCGCCGGCGGCGGCCGCGACCTGATCGTCGTCGGCGACCCCGACCAGTCGATCTACGCGTTCCGCGGCGCCGAGGTCGACGGCATCCGCGACTTCGCCCAGCGGTTCAAGCGCGCCGACGGCGCCGACGCCCGCACCGTCGCGCTCACCACCTCGCGCAGAGCCGGCACCAACCTCCTCGCCGCCTCGAGGAGGGTCGCCGCCAAGCTCGGCGGCCCGCCCGCGCACCGCCGCCTCGTTCCCGCGAGCACCAACGACGGCAGCCTCGAGGTCCACCTCTTCCGCAGCGCCAACCAGGAGGCGGCGTACGCAGCGCAACGACTCCGCGAAGCCCACCTCGTCGAGGGCATCCCGTGGTCGCGGATGGCCGTGCTCGTCAGAGCCGCCACCCAGGTCCCCGTCCTCAGGCGCTCGCTCGCCATGGCCGGCGTGCCCGCGACGGTACGGCTGGAGGAGCTCGCGCTCGTCGACCAGCCGGCCGTCAGACCGCTCCTCACCCTGCTCGAGCTCGCCGCCGGTCGCCGCGAGCTCGACACGAACGTCGCCGTCGAGCTGCTCACCAGCCCGTTCGGCGGCGCCGACGTCCTCGCCCTCCGGCGGCTCAGGCAAGAGCTCAGACGGTTCGAGCTCGCCAACGGCGGCACGAAGGCCTCCGCCGAGCTACTCGTCGAGGTCATCCAGCAGCCGCTCGAACTCACCCCGCTCGACGAGAACGCCATGCGGCCCGCGCACCGCATCGCCGAGCTGCTCCAGCTCGCCACCAAGGCGATCGACGACGACGCCGCCACCGCGGAGTCCGTCCTCTGGGCCATGTGGAACGGAGCCAACGTCGCCGACCGCTGGGCGGCACGCGCAGCCGCCGGCGGACCAGGCGCCGCAACAGCCGACCGCGACCTCGACGCGGTCACAGCACTGTTCGACACCGTCCAAAGGTTCGTCGACAGACTGCCCGCCGCCGGTCCCGCGGTGTTCCTCGATCACCTGCTGGGACAGGAGATTCCGGCCGACACGCTCGCCCCGCGCGCACCCGACGGAGACGCGGTCGCGGTCCTCACCGCGCACGCCGCCAAGGGCCTCGAGTGGGAGGTCGTGGCCGTCGCCGGGGTTCAGGAGGGTGTCTGGCCCGACCTGCGCATCCGCGGCTCGCTGCTCGGCTCGGAGCAGCTCGTCGACCTGGTCGCCGGCCGCGACAGCTCCCCGGCGTTCGCGGTCGCGCGGATGCTCGCGGAGGAACGCAGACTCTTCTACGTCGCGGTGACGAGAGCTCGCAGGCAGCTTCTCGTCACCGCGATCTCCGACGAGGAGTCGCACCCGTCCCGCTTCCTCGACGAGCTCGCGCCCTGGACCGGGCCGGGCGACGAGCGCCCGTTCACCCGCGTGCCGAGAGGCCTCGACCTCGCGTCCGTCGTCGCCGAGCTCCGTTCGGTTGTCTGCGCACCCGAAGGCAGCGACGAAGCACGCAGGCAGGCTGCTGCGCACGAGCTGGCCAGGCTCGCCGCCGCCGGCGTCAGGGGCGCGCACCCCGGCAGCTGGTACGCGCTCCCGCCGCTCTCCGACGACGGACCACTCCGCCGCCCGCACGAGAGCGTCCGCGTCTCACCGAGCAAGGTCGAGGCGTTCAGCCGCTGCGCGCTGCGCTGGCTGCTCGAAGCCTCCGGCGGCAGCGCGGGCGACGAGGTACGCCAGGGCATCGGCAACCTCGTCCACGACCTCGCGTCGGCCGGCGTCGACATCGACGAGCTGCTCGACGAGTTCGAGGAGCGCTGGCCGGAGATCGACGCCGGCACCGGGTGGTACGCCGACCGCCAGCACACGCAGGCGCGCGACATCGTCGAACGACTGGCCGGCTGGCTGCGCGGCAACCCGCGCGCGCTCGTCGCCGCCGAGGAGGGCTTCGAGGTCCAGGTCGGCCGCGCCAAGCTCACCGGGAGGATCGACCGGCTCGAGCGAGACAGCGAGGGCAGGCTGATCGTCGTCGACCTCAAGACCGGCAAGAGTCGACCAGCACGAGCTGACCTGCCCGAGCACCCCCAGCTCGGCGCGTACCAGCTCGCCGTCCAGCGCGGAGGTTTCGCCGAAGCAGCAGGAGGCGAGACTCGGAGCGGCGGCGCGATGCTCGTCCACCTCGGCACCGGCGCGAAGGCAGCCGAGCAGCACCAGCCGCCGATCGAGCAGGCCGAGGACCCGGAGTGGGCCGAGCGCCTCGTCCGCAACACCGCCGAGGGGATGGCCGGCGCCGCGTTTCTCGCCGCGGACAACCGCTGGTGCAACGTCTGCGACGTGCGGCGGAGCTGCCCGGTCCATGTCGAGGGTGGGCAGGTGACGCCATGA